A genomic window from Megalobrama amblycephala isolate DHTTF-2021 linkage group LG2, ASM1881202v1, whole genome shotgun sequence includes:
- the LOC125251814 gene encoding interferon-induced protein 44-like, whose translation MKKRLGNLSLNSLTYNLTEEKRKQLCSLLGNVELTLLYKASVHGYHASSFHQRCDHQGPTLLVAYNRSGYIFGGYTSVEYAQSGRDITDESAFLFSFQGVQHSNPLCIKINSGYTARYDDAGGPNFGQQLYFCYNNQPVVYDQSVNAFYNRAVVNPFGFRPATTFEFNQGGGAFTVISATLYGNDTQLTECEVYKVEQKKDPQISAKVKPWRNVEWTAKRRDELMKMIRNYKPMMTSVNQIRILMIGPVGAGKSSFFNSINSIFMGRMTSKAMSGSAGTSLTTQFRTYPVKDGREGKPLPFVLCDTMGLEEQSGAGLDIEDISSILQGHVPDRYKFNPTAPFQPDEQKASKPASLQEKIHCVVYVIDATKISLMSDKLEEKLAAIRKKVNSLGIPQMALMAKVDEACPDVEEDLQNVYITSYIKTKVQEVSSRLGVPVSCVLPVKNYSQELELELNCDVLLLTALQQMLNFADDYLDDVDPV comes from the exons ATGAAAAAAAGGCTGGGAAATCTAAGCTTGAATTCCCTCACTTATAATTTAACAGAGGAGAAAAGAAAGCAGCTTTGTTCCTTGCTGGGGAATGTTGAACTGACTCTTCTCTACAAAGCTTCTGTTCATGGATATCACGCTTCTTCCTTCCACCAGCGATGTGACCATCAGGGTCCAACATTACTTGTGGCCTACAACCGTTCAGGCTACATCTTTGGTGGATACACTAGTGTAGAGTATGCTCAAAGTGGACGGGATATTACAGATGAGAGTGCTTTCCTGTTCAGCTTTCAAGGTGTTCAACATTCAAATCCTCTCTGCATCAAAATTAACAGTGGATATACTGCACGTTATGATGATGCTGGAGGACCCAACTTTGGCCAACAGTTGTACTTTTGCTACAACAACCAACCAGTTGTGTATGATCAAAGTGTGAATGCATTTTATAATAGAGCAGTGGTTAATCCATTCGGTTTTAGACCTGCCACAACATTTGAGTTTAATCAAGGAGGGGGTGCATTTACTGTTATTTCGGCAACATTGTATGGGAACGACACTCAATTAACTGAATGTGAGGTGTACAAAGTGGAACAGA AAAAAGATCCTCAGATCAGTGCCAAGGTGAAGCCGTGGAGGAATGTTGAGTGGACAGCAAA ACGAAGAGACGAGCTCATGAAAATGATCAGGAATTATAAACCCATGATGACTTCTGTGAATCAGATCAGAATCCTAATGATCGGTCCTGTAGGTGCTGGAAAATCCAGTTTCTTCAACTCCATCAACTCCATCTTCATGGGCCGCATGACCAGTAAAGCCATGTCAGGATCTGCAGGCACTAGCCTCACCACACAG TTTCGCACATACCCAGTGAAAGACGGTCGTGAAGGAAAGCCACTGCCGTTTGTGTTGTGTGACACCATGGGACTCGAGGAGCAATCAGGTGCAGGACTGGATATTGAGGACATCAGCAGCATTCTTCAAGGTCACGTACCAGACCGCTATAAA TTCAACCCCACAGCACCGTTTCAACCAGATGAGCAAAAGGCCTCCAAACCTGCATCTCTACAGGAGAAGATCCACTGTGTGGTGTACGTGATAGACGCCACCAAAATCTCCCTCATGTCTGACAAACTAGAGGAAAAACTTGCTGCCATACGCAAAAAAGTGAACTCACTGG GCATTCCCCAGATGGCTTTGATGGCAAAAGTAGATGAAGCATGTCCTGATGTGGAGGAAGATCTTCAAAATGTTTATATCACTTCCTACATCAAGACGAAG GTTCAGGAGGTGAGCTCTCGGTTGGGTGTGCCGGTGTCTTGTGTGTTACCGGTGAAGAACTACAGTCAGGAGCTGGAGCTGGAGCTCAACTGTGACGTCCTGCTACTCACCGCTCTACAGCAGATGCTCAACTTTGCAGATGACTATCTGGATGATGTTGATCCTGTTTAG
- the rab11ba gene encoding RAB11B, member RAS oncogene family, a isoform X1, with the protein MGTRDDEYDYLFKVVLIGDSGVGKSNLLSRFTRNEFNLESKSTIGVEFATRSIQVDGKTIKAQIWDTAGQERYRAITSAYYRGAVGALLVYDIAKHLTYENVERWLKELRDHADNNIVIMLVGNKSDLRHLRAVPTDEARAFAEKNNLSFIETSALDSTNVEEAFKNILTEIYRIVSQKQIADRSVHDESPGNNVVDISVPPTTDGLKGNKFQCCQNL; encoded by the exons ATGGGGACCCGTGACGACGAATACGATTATTTGTTTAAAG TGGTACTCATTGGAGACTCTGGTGTGGGGAAGAGTAACCTGTTGTCCCGTTTCACTCGGAATGAGTTCAACCTGGAGAGCAAGAGCACCATAGGTGTGGAATTCGCAACCCGCAGCATCCAGGTGGACGGCAAGACCATAAAGGCTCAGATCTGGGATACAGCAGGACAGGAGCGCTACAGAGCCATCACATCAGC ATACTACCGGGGTGCGGTTGGAGCTCTTCTGGTCTATGACATTGCAAAGCATCTGACTTACGAGAACGTGGAGCGCTGGCTGAAGGAGCTGCGGGATCACGCGGATAACAACATTGTCATTATGCTGGTGGGCAACAAGAGCGATCTGAGGCACCTTAGGGCCGTGCCCACCGATGAGGCCAGAGCTTTTGCAG AGAAGAACAATCTCTCCTTCATCGAAACATCGGCTTTGGACTCCACAAATGTGGAGGAGGcgtttaaaaacatactaacaG AAATCTATAGGATTGTTTCACAAAAGCAGATCGCCGACAGGTCCGTGCATGACGAGTCTCCTGGGAACAACGTAGTGGACATCAGCGTGCCGCCCACTACCGATGGGTTAAAGGGCAACAAATTTCAGTGCTGTCAGAACCTGTGA
- the rab11ba gene encoding RAB11B, member RAS oncogene family, a isoform X2: MVLIGDSGVGKSNLLSRFTRNEFNLESKSTIGVEFATRSIQVDGKTIKAQIWDTAGQERYRAITSAYYRGAVGALLVYDIAKHLTYENVERWLKELRDHADNNIVIMLVGNKSDLRHLRAVPTDEARAFAEKNNLSFIETSALDSTNVEEAFKNILTEIYRIVSQKQIADRSVHDESPGNNVVDISVPPTTDGLKGNKFQCCQNL, from the exons A TGGTACTCATTGGAGACTCTGGTGTGGGGAAGAGTAACCTGTTGTCCCGTTTCACTCGGAATGAGTTCAACCTGGAGAGCAAGAGCACCATAGGTGTGGAATTCGCAACCCGCAGCATCCAGGTGGACGGCAAGACCATAAAGGCTCAGATCTGGGATACAGCAGGACAGGAGCGCTACAGAGCCATCACATCAGC ATACTACCGGGGTGCGGTTGGAGCTCTTCTGGTCTATGACATTGCAAAGCATCTGACTTACGAGAACGTGGAGCGCTGGCTGAAGGAGCTGCGGGATCACGCGGATAACAACATTGTCATTATGCTGGTGGGCAACAAGAGCGATCTGAGGCACCTTAGGGCCGTGCCCACCGATGAGGCCAGAGCTTTTGCAG AGAAGAACAATCTCTCCTTCATCGAAACATCGGCTTTGGACTCCACAAATGTGGAGGAGGcgtttaaaaacatactaacaG AAATCTATAGGATTGTTTCACAAAAGCAGATCGCCGACAGGTCCGTGCATGACGAGTCTCCTGGGAACAACGTAGTGGACATCAGCGTGCCGCCCACTACCGATGGGTTAAAGGGCAACAAATTTCAGTGCTGTCAGAACCTGTGA